In one window of Helianthus annuus cultivar XRQ/B chromosome 17, HanXRQr2.0-SUNRISE, whole genome shotgun sequence DNA:
- the LOC110921181 gene encoding splicing factor-like protein 1, with the protein MDSLQSETLTPHTTDPAPPPSDPLPDQPTNNGNTAAADPSDTTSRRRRRSRWDPPPADGDSDNNGVKKRKSRWADDEPKPVFQLPDFMKDFTGGMDMDPEIQALNARLMEISRILQSGQQLDDRPEGARSPSPDPVYDNMGTRINTREYRARERLNRERQEIISQIIKRNPAFKPPADYRPPKLQKKLYIPMKEYPGYNFIGLIIGPRGNTQKRMEKETGAKIVIRGKGSVKEGRFGQKRDLKFDPSENEDLHVLVEAETQEGLDAAAGMVEKLLHPVDEGLNEHKRQQLRELAALNGTIRDDEYCRLCGEPGHRQFACPSKLSTFKSDVLCKICGDGGHPTIDCPMKGTGGKKMDDEYQNFLAELGGTLPEGVSRQSTPLAIMGASGSNPPWAAGSSSNGSSTGVSAHPGLGSTAAKIGTGFGLGFGKEIDDTNLYIGYLPPTFEDDALIRLFSPFGEIVMAKVIKDKITGLSKGYGFVKYSDVAQANQAIASMNGYRLDGRVIAVRVAGKPPQPTVPPGPPTLAPAAPVPAYAGAGGYPSQQMASGGPVGSAGPPGSYITAPVPWGPPPPGPPPPPYASYAQPPPPPPPGSNVYSSYPGPHIPSYGVQYPPPNSSSTETQQSYSSGLHSQSTAPVQSPASNVYGSSMVGTTPNPQSAYPSASMGYSSYYSVPPPPPPATEQPSFARAPWSSNPPVSSAEQTQQTAYGAESEYEKFMAEMK; encoded by the coding sequence ATGGATTCTCTCCAATCCGAAACCCTAACCCCACACACCACCGATCCCGCACCACCACCGTCTGATCCACTCCCAGATCAACCCACCAACAACGGCAACACCGCTGCAGCAGACCCCTCCGACACCACAAGCCGGAGACGGCGTCGCAGCCGCTGGGACCCACCACCCGCCGACGGAGACTCCGATAACAACGGCGTCAAAAAGCGTAAGTCTCGTTGGGCCGACGATGAGCCCAAACCCGTCTTCCAGTTACCGGATTTCATGAAGGATTTCACCGGAGGTATGGATATGGACCCTGAAATTCAAGCGCTTAATGCTAGGTTAATGGAAATTAGTAGAATTTTACAATCCGGTCAACAGTTAGATGACCGACCCGAAGGTGCTAGGTCACCCTCACCCGACCCGGTCTATGATAATATGGGAACTAGAATAAATACACGAGAGTATAGGGCTAGAGAAAGGTTGAATAGAGAGAGACAGGAGATTATTTCCCAGATCATTAAACGAAACCCGGCGTTTAAACCGCCTGCGGATTATCGCCCGCCTAAGCTTCAGAAAAAGTTATATATTCCGATGAAGGAGTATCCGGGGTATAATTTTATCGGGCTTATTATTGGGCCGAGGGGGAATACGCAGAAACGGATGGAGAAAGAGACAGGTGCGAAAATTGTGATACGTGGGAAAGGTTCGGTGAAGGAAGGGAGGTTTGGGCAGAAACGGGATTTGAAGTTTGACCCGTCGGAGAATGAGGATTTGCATGTGCTTGTGGAGGCCGAGACGCAGGAGGGGTTGGATGCGGCGGCGGGGATGGTGGAGAAGTTGTTGCATCCGGTTGATGAAGGGTTGAATGAGCATAAACGGCAGCAGTTGAGGGAGCTTGCTGCGTTGAATGGGACGATTAGGGATGATGAGTATTGTAGGTTGTGTGGGGAGCCGGGGCATCGGCAGTTTGCTTGTCCGTCGAAGTTGTCGACTTTTAAGAGTGATGTTTTGTGTAAGATATGTGGTGATGGGGGGCATCCGACTATCGACTGTCCGATGAAAGGGACTGGTGGGAAGAAAATGGATGATGAGTATCAGAATTTTTTGGCGGAGCTTGGTGGGACGCTTCCGGAGGGTGTTAGTAGGCAAAGCACACCGTTGGCTATTATGGGTGCTTCCGGGAGCAATCCTCCATGGGCAGCCGGTAGCAGTTCAAATGGAAGCAGCACCGGTGTTTCGGCACACCCTGGTCTTGGAAGCACTGCAGCGAAAATTGGAACGGGATTTGGTCTTGGATTTGGTAAAGAAATAGATGATACAAATCTGTACATTGGGTACCTCCCTCCGACTTTTGAAGATGATGCTTTGATCAGATTGTTTTCTCCTTTTGGGGAAATAGTAATGGCAAAGGTGATTAAAGATAAGATCACTGGGCTGAGCAAAGGGTATGGCTTTGTAAAGTATTCTGATGTAGCTCAGGCTAATCAAGCAATTGCGAGCATGAACGGTTATCGTTTAGACGGAAGAGTAATTGCAGTAAGAGTTGCGGGGAAGCCACCGCAACCTACAGTACCCCCTGGTCCTCCTACTCTGGCTCCTGCAGCACCTGTGCCAGCTTATGCTGGTGCTGGCGGATACCCGTCTCAGCAGATGGCGTCAGGCGGACCCGTTGGGAGTGCTGGACCTCCTGGGAGCTATATCACTGCACCGGTTCCTTGGGGACCACCGCCACCAGGCCCACCACCTCCACCTTACGCTTCTTATGCtcaacctcctcctccaccaccacctgGATCAAACGTGTATTCATCCTACCCAGGTCCACATATACCGTCTTATGGTGTTCAATATCCACCTCCGAACAGTTCATCCACTGAAACCCAGCAAAGCTACTCAAGTGGATTGCATTCTCAGAGTACGGCTCCTGTACAATCGCCTGCTAGTAATGTTTATGGCAGTTCGATGGTTGGGACGACGCCAAACCCGCAAAGTGCATATCCTTCGGCGTCCATGGGTTACTCTTCTTATTACAGTGTACCTCCTCCCCCACCGCCTGCGACTGAGCAGCCAAGTTTTGCTAGGGCACCATGGTCTTCAAACCCGCCCGTTTCTTCTGCAGAGCAAACTCAACAAACCGCTTATGGTGCAGAGTCAGAGTATGAAAAGTTTATGGCTGAGATGAAATGA